One window from the genome of Macaca fascicularis isolate 582-1 chromosome 7, T2T-MFA8v1.1 encodes:
- the RNF31 gene encoding E3 ubiquitin-protein ligase RNF31 isoform X1 has translation MPGEEEERAFLVAREELASALRRDSGQAFSLEQLRPLLASSLPPTARYLQLDAARLVRCNAHGEPRNYLSTLSTALNILEKYGRNLLSPQRPRYWRGVKFNNPVFRSTVDAVQGGRDVLRLYGYTEEQPDGLSFPEGQEEPNEHQVATVTLEVLLLRTELSLLLQNTHPRQQALEQLLEDKVEDDMLQLSEFDPLLREIAPGPLTTPSAPGSTPGPCFLCGSAPGTLHCPSCKQALCPACDHLFHGHPSRAHHLRQTLPGVLQGTHLSPSLPASAQPRPQSTSLLALGDSSLSSPNPASARLPWHCAACAMLNEPWAVLCVACDRPRGCKGLGLGTEGAQGTGGLEPDLARGRWACQSCTFENEAAAVLCSICERPRLAQPPSLVVDSRDAGICLQPLQQGDTLLASAQSHVWYCIHCTFCNSSPGWVCVMCNRTSSPIPVQRAPRPHASSLEKGPPKLGPPQRLSASLPSSCGDPGKQRQDKMREEGLQLVSMIREGEAAGACPEEIFSALQYSGTEVPLQWLRSELPYVLEMVAELAGQQDPGLGAFSCQEARKAWLDRHGNLDEAVEECVRTRRRKVQELQSLGFGPEEGSLQALFQHGGDVSRALTELQRQRLEPFHQRLWDSGPEPTPSWDGPDKQSLVRRLLAVYALPSWGRAELALSLLQETPRNYELGDVVEAVRHSQDRAFLRRLLAQECAVCGWALPHNRMQALTSCECTICPDCFRQHFTIALKEKHITDMVCPACGRPDLTDDTQLLSYFSTLDIQLRESLEPDAYALFHKKLTEGVLMRDPKFLWCAQCSFGFIYEREQLEATCPQCHQTFCVRCKRQWEEQHRGRSCEDFQNWKRMNDPEYQAQGLAMYLQENGIDCPKCKFSYALARGGCMHFHCTQCRHQFCSGCYNAFYAKNGFLRGQDPNSLQLPLSHLGFCQKCPDPNCRVKKSLHGHHPRDCLFYLRDWTALRLQKLLQDNNVMFNTEPPAGARAVPGGGCRVMEQKEVPNGLRDEACGKETPAGYAGLCQAHYKEYLVSLINAHSLDPATLYEVEELETATERYLHVRPQPLAGEDPPAYQARLLQKLTEEVPLGQSIPRRRK, from the exons TCGCAGCACGGTGGATGCTGTGCAG GGGGGCCGAGATGTGCTGCGATTATATGGCTATACAGAGGAGCAGCCAGATGGGTTGAGCTTCCCCGAAGGGCAAGAGGAGCCAAATGAGCATCAGGTTGCTACAGTCACACTGGAAGTACTGCTGCTTCGGACAGAGCTCAGCCTGCTATTGCAG AATACTCATCCAAGACAGCAGGCACTGGAGCAGCTGTTGGAAGACAAGGTTGAAGATGAT ATGCTACAGCTTTCAGAATTTGACCCCCTATTGAGAGAGATTGCTCCTGGCCCCCTCACCACACCCTCTGCCCCAG GCTCCACTCCTGGTCCCTGCTTCCTCTGTGGTTCTGCCCCAGGCACACTGCACTGCCCATCCTGTAAACAGGCCCTGTGTCCAGCCTGTGACCACCTGTTCCATGGACACCCATCCCGTGCTCATCACCTCCGCCAGACCCTGCCTGGGGTCCTCCAGGGTACCCACCTAAGCCCCAG TTTACCTGCCTCAGCCCAACCACGGCCCCAGTCGACCTCCCTGCTGGCACTGGGGGACAGCTCTCTTTCTTCCCCTAATCCTGCAAGTGCTCGTTTGCCCTGGCACTGTGCTGCCTGTGCCATGCTAAATGAGCCTTGGGCAGTGCTCTGTGTGGCCTGTGATCGGCCCCGAGGCTGTAAGGGGTTGGGGTTGGGAACTGAGGGTGCCCAAGGAACTGGAGGCCTAGAACCTGATCTTGCAAGGGGTCGGTGGGCCTGCCAGAGCTGTACCTTTGAGAATGAGGCAGCAGCTGTGCTGTGTTCCATATGTGAGCGACCTCGGctggcccagcctcccagctTGGTGGTGGATTCCCGAGATGCTGGCATTTGCCTGCAACCCCTTCAG CAGGGGGATACTTTGCTGGCCTCTGCCCAGAGTCATGTCTGGTACTGTATTCACTGTACCTTCTGCAACTCGAGCCCTGGCTGGGTGTGTGTAATGTGCAACCGGACTAGTAGCCCCATTCCAGTACAACGTGCCCCCCGGCCCCATGCCAGCTCTTTGGAAAAGGGTCCCCCTAAGCTTGGGCCCCCACAACGCCTTAGTGCCTCCCTGCCCAGTTCCTGTGGAGACCCTGGGAAGCAGCGCCAAGACAAGATGCGGGAGGAAGGCCTCCAGCTAGTGAGCATGATCCGG GAAGGGGAAGCCGCAGGTGCCTGTCCAGAGGAGATCTTCTCGGCTCTGCAGTACTCGGGCACTGAGGTGCCTCTGCAGTGGTTGCGCTCAGAACTGCCCTACGTGCTGGAGATGGTGGCTGAGCTGGCTGGACAGCAGGACCCTGGGCTGGGTGCCTTTTCCTGTCAGGAGGCCCGGAAAGCCTGGCTGGATCGTCATGGCAACCTTGATGAAGCTGTGGAGGAATGTGTGAGGACCAGGCGAAGGAAG GTGCAGGAGCTCCAGTCTCTAGGCTTTGGGCCTGAGGAGGGGTCTCTCCAGGCATTGTTCCAGCATGGAGGTGATGTGTCACGGGCCCTGACTGAGCTACAGCGCCAACGCCTAGAGCCCTTCCACCAGCGCCTCTGGGACAGTGGCCCTGAGCCCACCCCTTCCTGGGATGGGCCAGACAAGCAG AGCCTGGTCAGGCGGCTTTTGGCAGTCTACGCACTCCCCAGCTGGGGCCGGGCAGAGCTGGCGCTGTCATTGCTGCAGGAGACACCCAGGAACTATGAGTTGGGGGACGTGGTAGAAGCTGTAAGGCACAGCCAGGACCGGGCCTTCCTGCGCCGCTTGCTTGCCCAGGAGTGTGCTGTGTGTGGCTGGGCCCTGCCCCACAACCGG ATGCAGGCCCTGACTTCCTGTGAGTGCACCATCTGTCCTGACTGCTTCCGCCAGCACTTCACCATCGCCTTGAAGGAGAAGCACATCACAGACATGGTGTGCCCTGCCTGTGGCCGCCCTGACCTCACCGATGACACACAGTTGCTCAGCTACTTCTCTACCCTTGACATCCAG CTTCGAGAGAGCCTAGAGCCAGATGCCTATGCGTTGTTCCATAAGAAGCTGACCGAGGGTGTGCTGATGCGGGACCCCAAGTTCTTGTGGTGTGCCCAG TGCTCCTTTGGCTTCATATATGAGCGTGAGCAGCTGGAGGCGACTTGTCCCCAGTGTCACCAGACCTTCTGTGTGCGCTGCAAGCGCCAG TGGGAGGAGCAGCACCGAGGTCGGAGCTGTGAGGACTTCCAGAACTGGAAACGCATGAATGACCCAGAATACCAGGCCCAGGGCCTAGCAATGTATCTTCAGGAAAACGGCATTG ACTGCCCCAAATGCAAGTTCTCATATGCCCTGGCCCGAGGAGGCTGCATGCACTTTCACTGTACCCAGTGCCGCCACCAGTTCTGCAGCGGCTGCTACAATGCCTTTTATGCCAAGAAT GGGTTCCTGAGAGGCCAGGACCCCAACAGTCTCCAACTTCCTCTCTCCCATCTGGGTTTCTGCCAGAAATGTCCAGACCCTAACTGCAGGGTGAAAAAGTCTCTGCACGGCCACCACCCTCGAGACTGTCTCTTCTACCTACGGGACTGGACTGCTCTCCGGCTTCAGAAGCTGCTACAG GACAATAATGTCATGTTTAATACAGAGCCTCCAGCTGGGGCCCGGGCAGTCCCTGGAG GTGGCTGCCGAGTAATGGAGCAGAAGGAGGTTCCCAATGGGCTCAGGGATGAAGCTTGTGGCAAGGAAACTCCAGCTGGCTATGCTGGCCTGTGCCA GGCACACTACAAAGAGTATCTTGTGAGCCTCATCAATGCCCACTCTCTGGACCCAGCCACCCTGTATGAGGTGGAAGAACTGGAGACGGCCACTGAGCGCTACCTACACGTACGCCCCCAGCCTTTGGCTGGAGAGGATCCCCCTGCCTACCAGGCCCGCTTGTTACAG AAGCTGACAGAAGAGGTACCCTTGGGACAGAGTATCCCCCGCAGGAGGAAGTAG
- the RNF31 gene encoding E3 ubiquitin-protein ligase RNF31 isoform X2, protein MPGEEEERAFLVAREELASALRRDSGQAFSLEQLRPLLASSLPPTARYLQLDAARLVRCNAHGEPRNYLSTLSTALNILEKYGRNLLSPQRPRYWRGVKFNNPVFRSTVDAVQGGRDVLRLYGYTEEQPDGLSFPEGQEEPNEHQVATVTLEVLLLRTELSLLLQNTHPRQQALEQLLEDKVEDDMLQLSEFDPLLREIAPGPLTTPSAPGSTPGPCFLCGSAPGTLHCPSCKQALCPACDHLFHGHPSRAHHLRQTLPGVLQGTHLSPSLPASAQPRPQSTSLLALGDSSLSSPNPASARLPWHCAACAMLNEPWAVLCVACDRPRGCKGLGLGTEGAQGTGGLEPDLARGRWACQSCTFENEAAAVLCSICERPRLAQPPSLVVDSRDAGICLQPLQQGDTLLASAQSHVWYCIHCTFCNSSPGWVCVMCNRTSSPIPVQRAPRPHASSLEKGPPKLGPPQRLSASLPSSCGDPGKQRQDKMREEGLQLVSMIREGEAAGACPEEIFSALQYSGTEVPLQWLRSELPYVLEMVAELAGQQDPGLGAFSCQEARKAWLDRHGNLDEAVEECVRTRRRKVQELQSLGFGPEEGSLQALFQHGGDVSRALTELQRQRLEPFHQRLWDSGPEPTPSWDGPDKQSLVRRLLAVYALPSWGRAELALSLLQETPRNYELGDVVEAVRHSQDRAFLRRLLAQECAVCGWALPHNRMQALTSCECTICPDCFRQHFTIALKEKHITDMVCPACGRPDLTDDTQLLSYFSTLDIQLRESLEPDAYALFHKKLTEGVLMRDPKFLWCAQCSFGFIYEREQLEATCPQCHQTFCVRCKRQWEEQHRGRSCEDFQNWKRMNDPEYQAQGLAMYLQENGIDCPKCKFSYALARGGCMHFHCTQCRHQFCSGCYNAFYAKNKCPDPNCRVKKSLHGHHPRDCLFYLRDWTALRLQKLLQDNNVMFNTEPPAGARAVPGGGCRVMEQKEVPNGLRDEACGKETPAGYAGLCQAHYKEYLVSLINAHSLDPATLYEVEELETATERYLHVRPQPLAGEDPPAYQARLLQKLTEEVPLGQSIPRRRK, encoded by the exons TCGCAGCACGGTGGATGCTGTGCAG GGGGGCCGAGATGTGCTGCGATTATATGGCTATACAGAGGAGCAGCCAGATGGGTTGAGCTTCCCCGAAGGGCAAGAGGAGCCAAATGAGCATCAGGTTGCTACAGTCACACTGGAAGTACTGCTGCTTCGGACAGAGCTCAGCCTGCTATTGCAG AATACTCATCCAAGACAGCAGGCACTGGAGCAGCTGTTGGAAGACAAGGTTGAAGATGAT ATGCTACAGCTTTCAGAATTTGACCCCCTATTGAGAGAGATTGCTCCTGGCCCCCTCACCACACCCTCTGCCCCAG GCTCCACTCCTGGTCCCTGCTTCCTCTGTGGTTCTGCCCCAGGCACACTGCACTGCCCATCCTGTAAACAGGCCCTGTGTCCAGCCTGTGACCACCTGTTCCATGGACACCCATCCCGTGCTCATCACCTCCGCCAGACCCTGCCTGGGGTCCTCCAGGGTACCCACCTAAGCCCCAG TTTACCTGCCTCAGCCCAACCACGGCCCCAGTCGACCTCCCTGCTGGCACTGGGGGACAGCTCTCTTTCTTCCCCTAATCCTGCAAGTGCTCGTTTGCCCTGGCACTGTGCTGCCTGTGCCATGCTAAATGAGCCTTGGGCAGTGCTCTGTGTGGCCTGTGATCGGCCCCGAGGCTGTAAGGGGTTGGGGTTGGGAACTGAGGGTGCCCAAGGAACTGGAGGCCTAGAACCTGATCTTGCAAGGGGTCGGTGGGCCTGCCAGAGCTGTACCTTTGAGAATGAGGCAGCAGCTGTGCTGTGTTCCATATGTGAGCGACCTCGGctggcccagcctcccagctTGGTGGTGGATTCCCGAGATGCTGGCATTTGCCTGCAACCCCTTCAG CAGGGGGATACTTTGCTGGCCTCTGCCCAGAGTCATGTCTGGTACTGTATTCACTGTACCTTCTGCAACTCGAGCCCTGGCTGGGTGTGTGTAATGTGCAACCGGACTAGTAGCCCCATTCCAGTACAACGTGCCCCCCGGCCCCATGCCAGCTCTTTGGAAAAGGGTCCCCCTAAGCTTGGGCCCCCACAACGCCTTAGTGCCTCCCTGCCCAGTTCCTGTGGAGACCCTGGGAAGCAGCGCCAAGACAAGATGCGGGAGGAAGGCCTCCAGCTAGTGAGCATGATCCGG GAAGGGGAAGCCGCAGGTGCCTGTCCAGAGGAGATCTTCTCGGCTCTGCAGTACTCGGGCACTGAGGTGCCTCTGCAGTGGTTGCGCTCAGAACTGCCCTACGTGCTGGAGATGGTGGCTGAGCTGGCTGGACAGCAGGACCCTGGGCTGGGTGCCTTTTCCTGTCAGGAGGCCCGGAAAGCCTGGCTGGATCGTCATGGCAACCTTGATGAAGCTGTGGAGGAATGTGTGAGGACCAGGCGAAGGAAG GTGCAGGAGCTCCAGTCTCTAGGCTTTGGGCCTGAGGAGGGGTCTCTCCAGGCATTGTTCCAGCATGGAGGTGATGTGTCACGGGCCCTGACTGAGCTACAGCGCCAACGCCTAGAGCCCTTCCACCAGCGCCTCTGGGACAGTGGCCCTGAGCCCACCCCTTCCTGGGATGGGCCAGACAAGCAG AGCCTGGTCAGGCGGCTTTTGGCAGTCTACGCACTCCCCAGCTGGGGCCGGGCAGAGCTGGCGCTGTCATTGCTGCAGGAGACACCCAGGAACTATGAGTTGGGGGACGTGGTAGAAGCTGTAAGGCACAGCCAGGACCGGGCCTTCCTGCGCCGCTTGCTTGCCCAGGAGTGTGCTGTGTGTGGCTGGGCCCTGCCCCACAACCGG ATGCAGGCCCTGACTTCCTGTGAGTGCACCATCTGTCCTGACTGCTTCCGCCAGCACTTCACCATCGCCTTGAAGGAGAAGCACATCACAGACATGGTGTGCCCTGCCTGTGGCCGCCCTGACCTCACCGATGACACACAGTTGCTCAGCTACTTCTCTACCCTTGACATCCAG CTTCGAGAGAGCCTAGAGCCAGATGCCTATGCGTTGTTCCATAAGAAGCTGACCGAGGGTGTGCTGATGCGGGACCCCAAGTTCTTGTGGTGTGCCCAG TGCTCCTTTGGCTTCATATATGAGCGTGAGCAGCTGGAGGCGACTTGTCCCCAGTGTCACCAGACCTTCTGTGTGCGCTGCAAGCGCCAG TGGGAGGAGCAGCACCGAGGTCGGAGCTGTGAGGACTTCCAGAACTGGAAACGCATGAATGACCCAGAATACCAGGCCCAGGGCCTAGCAATGTATCTTCAGGAAAACGGCATTG ACTGCCCCAAATGCAAGTTCTCATATGCCCTGGCCCGAGGAGGCTGCATGCACTTTCACTGTACCCAGTGCCGCCACCAGTTCTGCAGCGGCTGCTACAATGCCTTTTATGCCAAGAAT AAATGTCCAGACCCTAACTGCAGGGTGAAAAAGTCTCTGCACGGCCACCACCCTCGAGACTGTCTCTTCTACCTACGGGACTGGACTGCTCTCCGGCTTCAGAAGCTGCTACAG GACAATAATGTCATGTTTAATACAGAGCCTCCAGCTGGGGCCCGGGCAGTCCCTGGAG GTGGCTGCCGAGTAATGGAGCAGAAGGAGGTTCCCAATGGGCTCAGGGATGAAGCTTGTGGCAAGGAAACTCCAGCTGGCTATGCTGGCCTGTGCCA GGCACACTACAAAGAGTATCTTGTGAGCCTCATCAATGCCCACTCTCTGGACCCAGCCACCCTGTATGAGGTGGAAGAACTGGAGACGGCCACTGAGCGCTACCTACACGTACGCCCCCAGCCTTTGGCTGGAGAGGATCCCCCTGCCTACCAGGCCCGCTTGTTACAG AAGCTGACAGAAGAGGTACCCTTGGGACAGAGTATCCCCCGCAGGAGGAAGTAG
- the RNF31 gene encoding E3 ubiquitin-protein ligase RNF31 isoform X3, protein MDLCTRAGEPSLTQNTHPRQQALEQLLEDKVEDDMLQLSEFDPLLREIAPGPLTTPSAPGSTPGPCFLCGSAPGTLHCPSCKQALCPACDHLFHGHPSRAHHLRQTLPGVLQGTHLSPSLPASAQPRPQSTSLLALGDSSLSSPNPASARLPWHCAACAMLNEPWAVLCVACDRPRGCKGLGLGTEGAQGTGGLEPDLARGRWACQSCTFENEAAAVLCSICERPRLAQPPSLVVDSRDAGICLQPLQQGDTLLASAQSHVWYCIHCTFCNSSPGWVCVMCNRTSSPIPVQRAPRPHASSLEKGPPKLGPPQRLSASLPSSCGDPGKQRQDKMREEGLQLVSMIREGEAAGACPEEIFSALQYSGTEVPLQWLRSELPYVLEMVAELAGQQDPGLGAFSCQEARKAWLDRHGNLDEAVEECVRTRRRKVQELQSLGFGPEEGSLQALFQHGGDVSRALTELQRQRLEPFHQRLWDSGPEPTPSWDGPDKQSLVRRLLAVYALPSWGRAELALSLLQETPRNYELGDVVEAVRHSQDRAFLRRLLAQECAVCGWALPHNRMQALTSCECTICPDCFRQHFTIALKEKHITDMVCPACGRPDLTDDTQLLSYFSTLDIQLRESLEPDAYALFHKKLTEGVLMRDPKFLWCAQCSFGFIYEREQLEATCPQCHQTFCVRCKRQWEEQHRGRSCEDFQNWKRMNDPEYQAQGLAMYLQENGIDCPKCKFSYALARGGCMHFHCTQCRHQFCSGCYNAFYAKNKCPDPNCRVKKSLHGHHPRDCLFYLRDWTALRLQKLLQDNNVMFNTEPPAGARAVPGGGCRVMEQKEVPNGLRDEACGKETPAGYAGLCQAHYKEYLVSLINAHSLDPATLYEVEELETATERYLHVRPQPLAGEDPPAYQARLLQKLTEEVPLGQSIPRRRK, encoded by the exons ATGGACTTATGCACCAGGGCTGGGGAGCCCAGCCTAACTCAA AATACTCATCCAAGACAGCAGGCACTGGAGCAGCTGTTGGAAGACAAGGTTGAAGATGAT ATGCTACAGCTTTCAGAATTTGACCCCCTATTGAGAGAGATTGCTCCTGGCCCCCTCACCACACCCTCTGCCCCAG GCTCCACTCCTGGTCCCTGCTTCCTCTGTGGTTCTGCCCCAGGCACACTGCACTGCCCATCCTGTAAACAGGCCCTGTGTCCAGCCTGTGACCACCTGTTCCATGGACACCCATCCCGTGCTCATCACCTCCGCCAGACCCTGCCTGGGGTCCTCCAGGGTACCCACCTAAGCCCCAG TTTACCTGCCTCAGCCCAACCACGGCCCCAGTCGACCTCCCTGCTGGCACTGGGGGACAGCTCTCTTTCTTCCCCTAATCCTGCAAGTGCTCGTTTGCCCTGGCACTGTGCTGCCTGTGCCATGCTAAATGAGCCTTGGGCAGTGCTCTGTGTGGCCTGTGATCGGCCCCGAGGCTGTAAGGGGTTGGGGTTGGGAACTGAGGGTGCCCAAGGAACTGGAGGCCTAGAACCTGATCTTGCAAGGGGTCGGTGGGCCTGCCAGAGCTGTACCTTTGAGAATGAGGCAGCAGCTGTGCTGTGTTCCATATGTGAGCGACCTCGGctggcccagcctcccagctTGGTGGTGGATTCCCGAGATGCTGGCATTTGCCTGCAACCCCTTCAG CAGGGGGATACTTTGCTGGCCTCTGCCCAGAGTCATGTCTGGTACTGTATTCACTGTACCTTCTGCAACTCGAGCCCTGGCTGGGTGTGTGTAATGTGCAACCGGACTAGTAGCCCCATTCCAGTACAACGTGCCCCCCGGCCCCATGCCAGCTCTTTGGAAAAGGGTCCCCCTAAGCTTGGGCCCCCACAACGCCTTAGTGCCTCCCTGCCCAGTTCCTGTGGAGACCCTGGGAAGCAGCGCCAAGACAAGATGCGGGAGGAAGGCCTCCAGCTAGTGAGCATGATCCGG GAAGGGGAAGCCGCAGGTGCCTGTCCAGAGGAGATCTTCTCGGCTCTGCAGTACTCGGGCACTGAGGTGCCTCTGCAGTGGTTGCGCTCAGAACTGCCCTACGTGCTGGAGATGGTGGCTGAGCTGGCTGGACAGCAGGACCCTGGGCTGGGTGCCTTTTCCTGTCAGGAGGCCCGGAAAGCCTGGCTGGATCGTCATGGCAACCTTGATGAAGCTGTGGAGGAATGTGTGAGGACCAGGCGAAGGAAG GTGCAGGAGCTCCAGTCTCTAGGCTTTGGGCCTGAGGAGGGGTCTCTCCAGGCATTGTTCCAGCATGGAGGTGATGTGTCACGGGCCCTGACTGAGCTACAGCGCCAACGCCTAGAGCCCTTCCACCAGCGCCTCTGGGACAGTGGCCCTGAGCCCACCCCTTCCTGGGATGGGCCAGACAAGCAG AGCCTGGTCAGGCGGCTTTTGGCAGTCTACGCACTCCCCAGCTGGGGCCGGGCAGAGCTGGCGCTGTCATTGCTGCAGGAGACACCCAGGAACTATGAGTTGGGGGACGTGGTAGAAGCTGTAAGGCACAGCCAGGACCGGGCCTTCCTGCGCCGCTTGCTTGCCCAGGAGTGTGCTGTGTGTGGCTGGGCCCTGCCCCACAACCGG ATGCAGGCCCTGACTTCCTGTGAGTGCACCATCTGTCCTGACTGCTTCCGCCAGCACTTCACCATCGCCTTGAAGGAGAAGCACATCACAGACATGGTGTGCCCTGCCTGTGGCCGCCCTGACCTCACCGATGACACACAGTTGCTCAGCTACTTCTCTACCCTTGACATCCAG CTTCGAGAGAGCCTAGAGCCAGATGCCTATGCGTTGTTCCATAAGAAGCTGACCGAGGGTGTGCTGATGCGGGACCCCAAGTTCTTGTGGTGTGCCCAG TGCTCCTTTGGCTTCATATATGAGCGTGAGCAGCTGGAGGCGACTTGTCCCCAGTGTCACCAGACCTTCTGTGTGCGCTGCAAGCGCCAG TGGGAGGAGCAGCACCGAGGTCGGAGCTGTGAGGACTTCCAGAACTGGAAACGCATGAATGACCCAGAATACCAGGCCCAGGGCCTAGCAATGTATCTTCAGGAAAACGGCATTG ACTGCCCCAAATGCAAGTTCTCATATGCCCTGGCCCGAGGAGGCTGCATGCACTTTCACTGTACCCAGTGCCGCCACCAGTTCTGCAGCGGCTGCTACAATGCCTTTTATGCCAAGAAT AAATGTCCAGACCCTAACTGCAGGGTGAAAAAGTCTCTGCACGGCCACCACCCTCGAGACTGTCTCTTCTACCTACGGGACTGGACTGCTCTCCGGCTTCAGAAGCTGCTACAG GACAATAATGTCATGTTTAATACAGAGCCTCCAGCTGGGGCCCGGGCAGTCCCTGGAG GTGGCTGCCGAGTAATGGAGCAGAAGGAGGTTCCCAATGGGCTCAGGGATGAAGCTTGTGGCAAGGAAACTCCAGCTGGCTATGCTGGCCTGTGCCA GGCACACTACAAAGAGTATCTTGTGAGCCTCATCAATGCCCACTCTCTGGACCCAGCCACCCTGTATGAGGTGGAAGAACTGGAGACGGCCACTGAGCGCTACCTACACGTACGCCCCCAGCCTTTGGCTGGAGAGGATCCCCCTGCCTACCAGGCCCGCTTGTTACAG AAGCTGACAGAAGAGGTACCCTTGGGACAGAGTATCCCCCGCAGGAGGAAGTAG
- the RNF31 gene encoding E3 ubiquitin-protein ligase RNF31 isoform X4: protein MLNEPWAVLCVACDRPRGCKGLGLGTEGAQGTGGLEPDLARGRWACQSCTFENEAAAVLCSICERPRLAQPPSLVVDSRDAGICLQPLQQGDTLLASAQSHVWYCIHCTFCNSSPGWVCVMCNRTSSPIPVQRAPRPHASSLEKGPPKLGPPQRLSASLPSSCGDPGKQRQDKMREEGLQLVSMIREGEAAGACPEEIFSALQYSGTEVPLQWLRSELPYVLEMVAELAGQQDPGLGAFSCQEARKAWLDRHGNLDEAVEECVRTRRRKVQELQSLGFGPEEGSLQALFQHGGDVSRALTELQRQRLEPFHQRLWDSGPEPTPSWDGPDKQSLVRRLLAVYALPSWGRAELALSLLQETPRNYELGDVVEAVRHSQDRAFLRRLLAQECAVCGWALPHNRMQALTSCECTICPDCFRQHFTIALKEKHITDMVCPACGRPDLTDDTQLLSYFSTLDIQLRESLEPDAYALFHKKLTEGVLMRDPKFLWCAQCSFGFIYEREQLEATCPQCHQTFCVRCKRQWEEQHRGRSCEDFQNWKRMNDPEYQAQGLAMYLQENGIDCPKCKFSYALARGGCMHFHCTQCRHQFCSGCYNAFYAKNKCPDPNCRVKKSLHGHHPRDCLFYLRDWTALRLQKLLQDNNVMFNTEPPAGARAVPGGGCRVMEQKEVPNGLRDEACGKETPAGYAGLCQAHYKEYLVSLINAHSLDPATLYEVEELETATERYLHVRPQPLAGEDPPAYQARLLQKLTEEVPLGQSIPRRRK from the exons ATGCTAAATGAGCCTTGGGCAGTGCTCTGTGTGGCCTGTGATCGGCCCCGAGGCTGTAAGGGGTTGGGGTTGGGAACTGAGGGTGCCCAAGGAACTGGAGGCCTAGAACCTGATCTTGCAAGGGGTCGGTGGGCCTGCCAGAGCTGTACCTTTGAGAATGAGGCAGCAGCTGTGCTGTGTTCCATATGTGAGCGACCTCGGctggcccagcctcccagctTGGTGGTGGATTCCCGAGATGCTGGCATTTGCCTGCAACCCCTTCAG CAGGGGGATACTTTGCTGGCCTCTGCCCAGAGTCATGTCTGGTACTGTATTCACTGTACCTTCTGCAACTCGAGCCCTGGCTGGGTGTGTGTAATGTGCAACCGGACTAGTAGCCCCATTCCAGTACAACGTGCCCCCCGGCCCCATGCCAGCTCTTTGGAAAAGGGTCCCCCTAAGCTTGGGCCCCCACAACGCCTTAGTGCCTCCCTGCCCAGTTCCTGTGGAGACCCTGGGAAGCAGCGCCAAGACAAGATGCGGGAGGAAGGCCTCCAGCTAGTGAGCATGATCCGG GAAGGGGAAGCCGCAGGTGCCTGTCCAGAGGAGATCTTCTCGGCTCTGCAGTACTCGGGCACTGAGGTGCCTCTGCAGTGGTTGCGCTCAGAACTGCCCTACGTGCTGGAGATGGTGGCTGAGCTGGCTGGACAGCAGGACCCTGGGCTGGGTGCCTTTTCCTGTCAGGAGGCCCGGAAAGCCTGGCTGGATCGTCATGGCAACCTTGATGAAGCTGTGGAGGAATGTGTGAGGACCAGGCGAAGGAAG GTGCAGGAGCTCCAGTCTCTAGGCTTTGGGCCTGAGGAGGGGTCTCTCCAGGCATTGTTCCAGCATGGAGGTGATGTGTCACGGGCCCTGACTGAGCTACAGCGCCAACGCCTAGAGCCCTTCCACCAGCGCCTCTGGGACAGTGGCCCTGAGCCCACCCCTTCCTGGGATGGGCCAGACAAGCAG AGCCTGGTCAGGCGGCTTTTGGCAGTCTACGCACTCCCCAGCTGGGGCCGGGCAGAGCTGGCGCTGTCATTGCTGCAGGAGACACCCAGGAACTATGAGTTGGGGGACGTGGTAGAAGCTGTAAGGCACAGCCAGGACCGGGCCTTCCTGCGCCGCTTGCTTGCCCAGGAGTGTGCTGTGTGTGGCTGGGCCCTGCCCCACAACCGG ATGCAGGCCCTGACTTCCTGTGAGTGCACCATCTGTCCTGACTGCTTCCGCCAGCACTTCACCATCGCCTTGAAGGAGAAGCACATCACAGACATGGTGTGCCCTGCCTGTGGCCGCCCTGACCTCACCGATGACACACAGTTGCTCAGCTACTTCTCTACCCTTGACATCCAG CTTCGAGAGAGCCTAGAGCCAGATGCCTATGCGTTGTTCCATAAGAAGCTGACCGAGGGTGTGCTGATGCGGGACCCCAAGTTCTTGTGGTGTGCCCAG TGCTCCTTTGGCTTCATATATGAGCGTGAGCAGCTGGAGGCGACTTGTCCCCAGTGTCACCAGACCTTCTGTGTGCGCTGCAAGCGCCAG TGGGAGGAGCAGCACCGAGGTCGGAGCTGTGAGGACTTCCAGAACTGGAAACGCATGAATGACCCAGAATACCAGGCCCAGGGCCTAGCAATGTATCTTCAGGAAAACGGCATTG ACTGCCCCAAATGCAAGTTCTCATATGCCCTGGCCCGAGGAGGCTGCATGCACTTTCACTGTACCCAGTGCCGCCACCAGTTCTGCAGCGGCTGCTACAATGCCTTTTATGCCAAGAAT AAATGTCCAGACCCTAACTGCAGGGTGAAAAAGTCTCTGCACGGCCACCACCCTCGAGACTGTCTCTTCTACCTACGGGACTGGACTGCTCTCCGGCTTCAGAAGCTGCTACAG GACAATAATGTCATGTTTAATACAGAGCCTCCAGCTGGGGCCCGGGCAGTCCCTGGAG GTGGCTGCCGAGTAATGGAGCAGAAGGAGGTTCCCAATGGGCTCAGGGATGAAGCTTGTGGCAAGGAAACTCCAGCTGGCTATGCTGGCCTGTGCCA GGCACACTACAAAGAGTATCTTGTGAGCCTCATCAATGCCCACTCTCTGGACCCAGCCACCCTGTATGAGGTGGAAGAACTGGAGACGGCCACTGAGCGCTACCTACACGTACGCCCCCAGCCTTTGGCTGGAGAGGATCCCCCTGCCTACCAGGCCCGCTTGTTACAG AAGCTGACAGAAGAGGTACCCTTGGGACAGAGTATCCCCCGCAGGAGGAAGTAG